In Streptomyces violaceusniger Tu 4113, one DNA window encodes the following:
- a CDS encoding sensor histidine kinase, translating to MTNGLGLALPAGRTWRDWAVDAVLFCAAVFLGMVALGVVEEQGELSGRAAELDPLLGLVACLALWWRRRFPLAVALIGLPAVALATSALPAGAVIVTNFALRLRWRQALLTLGAYLVCMVPSGLLLYGRGADLLTDAVFCLAYLLTTFAWGHALRSRRLLLQRLRADAERARAEHQRRLADVRRGERHAIAREMHDVLAHRISLLSVHAGALAYRTRQAQAGAGPALNSAEVAESAEVIRGNAHEAVEELHEVLHLLRAEDGGEPVSLLPRIEDIGSLVADARATGQPVDFRPELTADAVHELRWQLHRTVYRVAQEGLTNARKHAPGAPVSVCLAGGPGRGLTVEVRNELPASPGTDEAIPGTGAGLTGLAERVRLDGGTLDHRAADGTFTLCARLPWSAR from the coding sequence ATGACCAACGGCCTCGGCCTCGCCCTCCCGGCAGGCCGCACCTGGCGCGACTGGGCGGTGGACGCGGTGCTCTTCTGCGCGGCCGTCTTCCTCGGCATGGTCGCCCTCGGTGTGGTGGAGGAACAGGGCGAGCTGTCGGGCCGGGCGGCGGAACTGGACCCGCTGCTGGGGCTCGTGGCCTGCCTCGCGCTGTGGTGGCGGCGCCGTTTCCCGCTCGCCGTGGCCCTGATCGGGCTGCCCGCGGTAGCGCTGGCGACCAGCGCGCTGCCCGCGGGCGCGGTGATCGTCACCAACTTCGCGCTTCGCCTCCGCTGGCGGCAGGCACTGCTGACGCTCGGTGCGTACCTGGTGTGCATGGTGCCCTCCGGCCTGCTGCTGTACGGGCGGGGTGCGGACCTGTTGACCGATGCCGTGTTCTGCCTGGCCTACCTCCTGACCACCTTCGCCTGGGGCCATGCCCTGCGTTCCCGGCGGCTGCTCCTCCAGCGACTGCGTGCGGACGCCGAGCGGGCCCGGGCCGAACACCAGCGCCGGCTCGCCGACGTCCGCCGCGGCGAACGCCACGCCATCGCACGTGAGATGCACGATGTGCTGGCGCACCGCATCTCCCTGCTCTCCGTGCACGCGGGCGCGCTGGCCTACCGCACCCGGCAGGCGCAAGCCGGTGCCGGACCCGCGCTCAACAGCGCCGAGGTCGCCGAGAGCGCCGAGGTGATCCGGGGGAACGCGCACGAGGCCGTGGAGGAACTGCATGAGGTGCTGCACCTGCTACGGGCGGAGGACGGTGGCGAGCCGGTGTCGCTGCTGCCACGGATCGAGGACATCGGCTCTCTCGTCGCGGATGCCCGCGCCACGGGGCAGCCGGTGGACTTCCGCCCCGAGCTGACCGCCGACGCCGTCCACGAGCTGCGGTGGCAACTGCACCGGACCGTCTACCGCGTGGCCCAGGAAGGTCTGACCAACGCCCGCAAGCACGCGCCCGGCGCACCGGTCAGCGTGTGCCTGGCCGGTGGTCCGGGCCGCGGCCTCACCGTGGAGGTCCGCAACGAACTGCCCGCCTCTCCCGGCACCGACGAGGCGATCCCGGGCACCGGCGCCGGTCTGACCGGGCTCGCCGAACGCGTCCGCCTCGACGGCGGCACCCTCGACCACAGGGCTGCCGACGGCACCTTCACGCTGTGCGCCCGGCTACCGTGGTCCGCGAGGTGA
- a CDS encoding 4-hydroxyphenyl-beta-ketoacyl-CoA hydrolase, which yields MHLQDLVAIDVHTHAEVSSKGHSSLDDDLHDASSAYFKVQGNRKPTLEETAAYYRERRMAAVIFTVDAESATGTEPVPNEEVAEAAAANADVLIPFASIDPFRGKAGVRQARRLVEEYGVKGFKFHPSVQGFFPNDRPVAYGLYEVIEETGTIALFHTGQTGIGAGVPGGGGIRLKYSNPLHVDDVAVDFPQLKIILAHPSFPWQDEALAVATHKPGVHIDLSGWSPKYFPPQLVQYANTLLQDKVLFGSDFPVLTPDRWLADFERLSIKDAVRPKILKENAARLLGLTQP from the coding sequence ATGCATCTTCAGGATCTGGTCGCCATCGACGTCCACACCCACGCGGAGGTGTCCTCCAAGGGCCACTCCTCCCTGGACGACGACCTGCACGACGCCTCCTCCGCCTACTTCAAGGTCCAGGGCAACCGGAAGCCCACGCTCGAGGAGACGGCCGCCTACTACCGCGAGCGGCGGATGGCCGCCGTCATCTTCACAGTGGACGCCGAGTCCGCGACCGGCACCGAGCCCGTCCCGAACGAGGAGGTCGCCGAGGCCGCCGCCGCCAACGCGGACGTCCTCATTCCGTTCGCCTCCATCGACCCTTTCCGGGGCAAGGCGGGCGTGCGGCAGGCCCGGCGGCTGGTCGAGGAGTACGGCGTGAAGGGCTTCAAGTTCCATCCCAGCGTCCAGGGCTTCTTCCCCAACGACCGCCCGGTGGCGTACGGCCTGTACGAGGTGATCGAGGAGACCGGCACCATCGCGCTCTTCCACACCGGCCAGACCGGCATCGGCGCCGGTGTTCCCGGCGGGGGCGGCATCCGCCTGAAATACTCCAACCCGCTCCATGTGGACGATGTGGCCGTCGACTTCCCGCAATTGAAGATCATCCTGGCGCACCCGTCGTTCCCCTGGCAGGACGAGGCCCTGGCGGTGGCGACCCACAAGCCCGGCGTGCACATCGACCTGTCCGGCTGGTCCCCGAAGTACTTCCCGCCGCAGCTCGTGCAGTACGCCAACACGCTGCTGCAGGACAAGGTCCTCTTCGGTTCGGACTTCCCGGTGCTCACCCCGGACCGATGGCTGGCCGACTTCGAGAGGCTCTCCATCAAGGACGCCGTCAGGCCGAAGATCCTCAAGGAGAACGCGGCCCGCCTGCTCGGGCTGACGCAACCGTGA
- a CDS encoding alpha-L-fucosidase: MAMRPWFPDAKFGIFIHWGIYAVDGVQESWSFFEGDVPHDTYMAQLDGFTAARYDPRAWAALFTRTGARYAVLTSRHHDGVALWDTAHGDLNVVRHTPAGRDLVAPYAEALREQGLKVGLYYSHSDWNHPDYASTRYEGRPPEQENNPYAEVPKEKEDLDAWARYLAYRDGQVNELTTRFCPDLLWFDGEWERTEEQWEIRELARLVRAEVPECVLNARMLSEGDYATPEQGVPIEPPPGPWELCLTFNDSWGFQHHDQNYKTTTQLIRYFTETIGAGGNLLLSVGPKEDGTIPDEQVERLEGMGAWIARHADAVYGTVAGLPAGHHYGPSTLAADRRTLYLTVFDIPRSPIGVRGLVTPVRRVTVLGTGTELGHQVIGGLHEVPGVLWIDPPPAADLDDHATVLAVELDSELELYRGHGRS, from the coding sequence ATGGCCATGCGACCGTGGTTCCCCGACGCGAAGTTCGGGATCTTCATCCACTGGGGCATCTACGCCGTGGACGGCGTGCAGGAGTCCTGGTCCTTCTTCGAGGGCGACGTCCCGCACGACACGTACATGGCGCAGCTCGACGGGTTCACCGCGGCGCGGTACGACCCTCGCGCATGGGCCGCCCTCTTCACCCGCACCGGAGCCCGCTACGCCGTGCTGACCAGCCGTCATCACGACGGCGTCGCCCTGTGGGACACCGCCCACGGTGACCTGAACGTGGTCCGGCACACCCCGGCCGGCCGCGACCTCGTGGCCCCGTACGCCGAAGCACTGCGCGAACAGGGCCTGAAGGTCGGCCTCTACTACTCGCACAGCGACTGGAACCACCCCGACTACGCCTCCACCCGCTACGAGGGACGGCCGCCCGAGCAGGAGAACAACCCGTACGCCGAGGTCCCGAAGGAAAAGGAGGACCTCGACGCCTGGGCGCGCTACCTCGCCTACCGCGACGGCCAGGTGAACGAGCTCACCACCCGATTTTGTCCCGACCTCCTGTGGTTCGACGGCGAGTGGGAGCGGACCGAGGAGCAGTGGGAGATCCGCGAGCTGGCCCGGCTCGTCCGCGCCGAGGTCCCGGAGTGCGTGCTGAACGCGCGCATGCTCAGCGAGGGCGACTACGCCACCCCCGAGCAGGGCGTGCCGATCGAGCCGCCCCCCGGGCCCTGGGAGCTGTGCCTGACCTTCAACGACTCATGGGGCTTCCAGCACCACGACCAGAACTACAAGACGACGACGCAGCTCATCCGCTACTTCACCGAGACCATCGGCGCGGGCGGCAATCTGCTGCTCTCCGTGGGCCCGAAGGAGGACGGCACGATCCCCGACGAGCAGGTCGAGCGCCTCGAGGGCATGGGCGCCTGGATCGCCCGGCACGCGGACGCGGTGTACGGCACCGTCGCGGGCCTGCCCGCCGGACACCACTACGGCCCCAGCACCCTCGCGGCCGACCGCCGCACCCTCTATCTGACGGTCTTCGACATCCCGCGCTCGCCCATCGGCGTACGGGGCCTGGTGACCCCCGTACGCCGCGTGACCGTCCTCGGCACCGGCACCGAGCTCGGCCACCAGGTGATCGGCGGCCTGCACGAAGTCCCCGGCGTGCTGTGGATCGACCCGCCCCCGGCCGCCGACCTCGACGACCACGCCACGGTCCTCGCCGTCGAACTCGACTCCGAGCTGGAGCTGTACCGGGGGCACGGCCGGTCCTGA
- a CDS encoding PaaI family thioesterase, giving the protein MGRTRTYEWEDPALTAAAVGQSSGLDFLRELQAGRLPGAPVGATVGFLLDEVEKGRVVFSLVPGEEHYNPIGSVHGGIYATLLDSAAGCAVQSTLPPGMAYTSLDLTVKFLRRITVETGTVRAIGTVVSSGRQTALAQAQLVDATDRVLAHATSTCMLFPLPEV; this is encoded by the coding sequence GTGGGACGAACGCGCACGTACGAGTGGGAGGACCCGGCGCTCACGGCAGCGGCCGTGGGACAGTCTTCCGGTCTGGATTTCCTGCGTGAGTTGCAGGCGGGCCGGCTTCCCGGGGCGCCTGTGGGCGCGACCGTGGGCTTCTTGCTCGACGAGGTGGAGAAGGGGCGTGTGGTGTTCTCGCTGGTGCCGGGGGAGGAGCACTACAACCCCATCGGCAGTGTGCACGGCGGCATCTATGCCACGCTGCTCGACTCGGCCGCCGGCTGCGCCGTCCAGTCGACCCTTCCACCGGGCATGGCCTACACCTCACTTGACCTGACCGTGAAGTTCCTGCGCCGGATCACCGTCGAGACAGGCACGGTCCGCGCGATCGGCACTGTGGTCAGCAGCGGCCGCCAAACCGCTCTCGCCCAGGCCCAGTTGGTCGACGCGACGGACCGTGTACTCGCCCACGCCACCAGCACCTGCATGTTGTTCCCGCTGCCGGAGGTGTGA
- a CDS encoding MaoC family dehydratase translates to MSITVNGLDELKKLAGSDLGTSEWIEVAQNRIDTFADATDDHQWIHTDPERAAQGPFGAPIAHGYLTLSLFIPLFTQLLDVRGVTTKVNYGLNKVRFPAPVRAGSRLRLAARLTTVEDVPGGVQITVDGTIEVDGGTKPAAVVQSLSRFYA, encoded by the coding sequence ATGAGCATCACCGTCAACGGCCTGGACGAACTGAAGAAGCTCGCCGGCAGCGACCTCGGCACCAGCGAGTGGATCGAGGTCGCACAGAACCGCATCGACACCTTCGCCGACGCCACCGACGATCACCAGTGGATCCACACCGACCCGGAGCGAGCGGCTCAGGGCCCCTTCGGCGCACCGATCGCGCACGGCTACCTCACCCTGTCCCTGTTCATCCCCCTCTTCACCCAACTGCTGGACGTGCGGGGTGTGACCACCAAGGTCAACTACGGCCTGAACAAGGTGCGTTTCCCCGCGCCGGTGCGGGCCGGATCCCGCCTACGGCTCGCCGCCCGGCTCACCACAGTCGAGGACGTACCCGGCGGCGTCCAGATCACCGTCGACGGCACGATCGAGGTGGACGGCGGCACGAAGCCCGCGGCCGTGGTGCAGAGTCTGTCCCGCTTCTACGCCTGA
- a CDS encoding response regulator: protein MIRVLLADDDPLVRTGLKMMLRGADGIEVVAEAADGAEAAAAVGEHEPDVILMDIRMPVMDGLAATRALTRHGTKAPQVIVLTTFDEHRLVLEAMRAGAAGFLAKHTAPEDIVAAVRRAARGEPALSPSAARALIEHAAAGPDDRAEHARQRLALLTEREREVAEAVAEGLSNTDIGTRLHLSLGTVKAHLSSALAKLDLDNRVQLALLTHDARPRS from the coding sequence ATGATCCGAGTGCTGCTGGCCGACGACGACCCCCTGGTACGGACCGGACTGAAGATGATGCTGCGCGGGGCGGACGGCATCGAGGTCGTGGCGGAGGCGGCCGACGGTGCCGAGGCGGCCGCCGCCGTCGGCGAACACGAGCCCGATGTGATCCTCATGGACATCCGGATGCCCGTCATGGACGGCCTCGCCGCCACCCGCGCACTCACCCGCCACGGCACGAAGGCCCCGCAGGTGATCGTGCTGACCACCTTCGACGAACACCGCCTGGTCCTGGAGGCGATGCGCGCGGGCGCCGCCGGGTTTCTCGCCAAACACACCGCGCCCGAGGACATCGTGGCCGCGGTACGCCGGGCCGCTCGCGGTGAGCCCGCACTGTCGCCGTCCGCCGCGCGCGCTCTGATCGAGCACGCGGCGGCCGGACCGGACGACCGGGCCGAACACGCCCGGCAGCGGCTGGCGTTGCTCACCGAACGGGAGCGCGAGGTGGCCGAGGCGGTCGCCGAGGGATTGTCCAACACCGACATCGGCACCCGCCTGCACCTGTCCCTCGGCACGGTCAAGGCCCACCTCTCGAGCGCCCTGGCCAAACTGGACCTGGACAACCGCGTCCAGCTCGCGCTCCTCACCCACGACGCTCGCCCGCGGTCCTGA
- a CDS encoding MarR family winged helix-turn-helix transcriptional regulator: protein MRALHADTGYLLYRLGLRSGQLFNTFLQESGLRLRHYAVLRFLATCEGALQRELSAQLGYDPSAIVGLVDDLEKLGFAERRPAPDDRRSRIVVLTEDGRAFLRDTDQAGQEVTDELLTQLAPAERETLHTLLLRAAGNGLA, encoded by the coding sequence ATGCGGGCACTCCACGCGGACACGGGCTATCTGCTCTACCGCCTGGGCCTGCGCTCCGGCCAGCTGTTCAACACCTTCCTCCAGGAGTCGGGGCTGCGGCTGCGGCACTACGCCGTGCTGCGCTTCCTCGCCACCTGCGAGGGCGCGTTGCAACGAGAACTCAGCGCTCAGCTCGGTTACGACCCGAGCGCGATCGTCGGCCTGGTGGACGACCTGGAGAAGCTCGGCTTCGCCGAGCGCCGCCCCGCCCCCGACGACCGCCGCAGCCGCATCGTCGTCCTCACCGAGGACGGCCGCGCGTTCCTCCGGGACACGGATCAGGCGGGTCAGGAGGTGACCGACGAACTGCTCACCCAACTCGCCCCCGCCGAGCGGGAGACTCTGCACACGCTCCTGCTGCGCGCCGCCGGGAACGGGCTCGCCTGA
- a CDS encoding PaaX family transcriptional regulator — translation MSVTGPALRPQSLLLSFLGDEVLGRGVCVYTGSVIEVFRRAGVGEQATRSTLTRMVGRGLLSRRREGRRTYIGLTDRSEAILRDGERRVWKTGAVNREWDGTWTLLGFSLPESWQRQRHDLRSQLTWAGFGALFSGLWIAPGEVDVSGLVAELGLAAHVKVFRAHADAGVDIAEMVDDTWDLHALGAGYRDFDASWRPYASGRVDLSGEDALALRLRLTAEWLQVIRSDPRLPVRHLPEDWPAAGAEETFRAVHGLLEAPARDAAHRSIETVLA, via the coding sequence ATGTCTGTGACCGGTCCAGCCCTCCGCCCCCAGTCCCTCCTACTCAGCTTCCTCGGTGACGAAGTGCTGGGCCGCGGGGTGTGCGTGTACACGGGGAGCGTCATCGAGGTGTTCCGGCGCGCCGGAGTCGGAGAGCAGGCCACCCGGTCCACCCTCACCCGCATGGTCGGCCGTGGCCTGCTGAGTCGTCGGCGTGAGGGCCGGCGGACGTACATCGGCCTCACCGACCGCTCGGAGGCGATCCTCCGTGACGGCGAGCGGCGCGTCTGGAAGACGGGCGCGGTCAACCGCGAATGGGACGGCACCTGGACCCTGCTCGGCTTCTCGCTCCCGGAGTCATGGCAGCGCCAGCGGCACGATCTGCGCTCCCAGCTCACCTGGGCGGGCTTCGGCGCGCTGTTCAGCGGACTGTGGATCGCGCCGGGTGAGGTCGATGTCTCCGGGCTCGTCGCCGAGTTGGGCCTGGCCGCGCATGTGAAGGTCTTCCGCGCCCACGCGGACGCCGGCGTGGACATCGCCGAGATGGTCGACGACACCTGGGACCTGCACGCACTGGGCGCCGGATACCGGGACTTCGACGCGTCCTGGCGGCCGTACGCCTCAGGCCGCGTGGACTTGTCCGGGGAGGACGCCCTCGCGCTGCGCCTCCGATTGACCGCCGAATGGCTCCAGGTCATCCGCAGTGATCCCCGGTTGCCCGTACGGCACCTGCCGGAGGACTGGCCCGCGGCCGGGGCGGAGGAGACGTTCCGCGCGGTCCACGGCCTGTTGGAGGCGCCCGCCCGGGACGCGGCGCACCGGTCGATCGAAACCGTTCTGGCGTAG
- a CDS encoding SDR family NAD(P)-dependent oxidoreductase, protein MPTIDLTGKAAVVTGSGRGLGLAYAHALAAHGASVVVNDVDEDAAEQAVKSITEAGGTAVAEVVPVGAAEAADRLVSRAVEEFGRLDVLVTNAGILRDKVLWKMTDEDFDAVITTHLRATFTCARAAAVRMREQGEGGTLVLVGSPAGQRGNFGQTNYSAAKAGIAAMARTWSMELSRASITVNAIVPVAATAMTETIPALAPYTAALRNGQPLPDFLRKGEGFGTPEDCAALVPFLASDAARGITGQCIGIGGDKVALWSHPQEIRAAYADGGWTSDALADAWPTSVGAEPQTVGIPAPKIPEA, encoded by the coding sequence GTGCCCACCATCGATCTGACCGGCAAGGCCGCCGTCGTCACCGGTAGCGGCCGGGGCCTCGGCCTGGCCTACGCACACGCCCTCGCCGCCCACGGCGCGTCCGTGGTCGTCAACGACGTCGACGAGGACGCGGCCGAACAGGCCGTCAAGTCCATCACCGAGGCCGGCGGCACCGCCGTGGCCGAGGTGGTCCCCGTCGGCGCCGCCGAGGCCGCCGACCGGCTGGTGAGCCGTGCCGTCGAGGAATTCGGCCGGCTCGACGTCCTGGTCACCAACGCGGGCATCCTGCGCGACAAGGTGCTGTGGAAGATGACCGACGAGGACTTCGACGCGGTCATCACCACCCATCTGAGGGCCACCTTCACCTGCGCCCGCGCCGCCGCCGTGCGCATGCGCGAGCAGGGCGAAGGCGGCACGCTCGTCCTCGTCGGCTCCCCGGCCGGGCAGCGCGGCAACTTCGGCCAGACCAACTACTCCGCCGCGAAGGCCGGAATCGCCGCCATGGCCCGCACCTGGTCCATGGAACTCTCCCGCGCGAGCATCACCGTCAACGCGATCGTGCCGGTCGCCGCCACCGCGATGACCGAGACCATTCCTGCCCTCGCCCCGTATACGGCAGCCCTCAGGAACGGCCAACCGCTGCCGGACTTCCTGCGCAAGGGGGAGGGATTCGGCACTCCGGAGGACTGCGCCGCCCTCGTCCCCTTCCTGGCCTCCGACGCCGCCCGCGGCATCACCGGCCAGTGCATCGGCATCGGCGGCGACAAGGTGGCGCTCTGGTCGCATCCGCAGGAGATCCGGGCCGCCTACGCCGACGGCGGCTGGACCTCCGATGCCCTGGCCGATGCCTGGCCCACGTCGGTCGGCGCCGAACCGCAGACGGTGGGTATCCCCGCGCCGAAGATTCCGGAGGCGTGA
- a CDS encoding SDR family NAD(P)-dependent oxidoreductase, with protein sequence MTGSADGLGGAAADSLLSAGHDVVVHARNHERAAVLDALVDRGAHLVVGDFTDRDAVRQSPRS encoded by the coding sequence GTGACGGGTTCGGCGGACGGCCTCGGAGGTGCCGCGGCGGATTCCCTATTGTCCGCGGGGCACGACGTCGTCGTGCACGCCCGGAACCATGAGCGCGCGGCGGTCCTCGACGCGCTGGTCGACCGGGGAGCACATCTCGTCGTGGGCGACTTCACCGACCGTGACGCTGTACGGCAATCGCCGCGGAGCTGA
- a CDS encoding winged helix-turn-helix transcriptional regulator translates to MEWLEASTENCPVQLTLDLVGEKWSLLILRDASNGIRRFDEFRRHIGLSEAVLSNRLRKLTAAGILKTVQYQEPGSRSRNEYRLTRKGWDLWPVLVALKQWGEAYTGDDQEGPVLDLRHATCEAPVRVTVQCERGHTSLSPSDVSARPGPAARLRS, encoded by the coding sequence ATGGAGTGGCTTGAGGCGAGCACGGAGAACTGCCCGGTCCAGCTCACGCTTGATCTGGTCGGGGAGAAATGGTCGTTGCTCATCCTGCGCGACGCAAGTAATGGCATCCGGCGCTTCGACGAGTTCCGCCGCCACATCGGCCTGTCGGAGGCGGTCCTCAGCAATCGCCTCAGAAAGCTGACCGCGGCCGGCATCCTGAAGACCGTCCAGTATCAGGAACCCGGCAGCCGCTCGCGCAACGAATACCGCCTGACCCGCAAGGGCTGGGACCTCTGGCCCGTACTGGTGGCGCTGAAGCAGTGGGGCGAAGCGTACACGGGAGACGACCAGGAGGGACCGGTCCTCGATCTCCGGCACGCCACGTGCGAAGCGCCGGTGCGGGTGACGGTCCAGTGCGAGCGAGGGCATACCTCCCTGTCCCCCTCCGACGTCAGCGCCAGGCCCGGCCCGGCAGCCCGGCTCCGGTCCTGA
- a CDS encoding alcohol dehydrogenase catalytic domain-containing protein yields MKALRYVAKGAPLQGAELADPVAGPGWVVVDVEAAGLCHSDVHVIDGMIKPIVRPPFTLGHEVAGTVSALGEGVEGYAIGDRVAVAIIAHPEVKASYAPGIGLDGGYAERLVAHASTLVPLPDNVSTVHAAVATDSVVTAYHAVRTEAQAKPGDVIAVVGLGGLGLNGVRTGVIAGATVYGVDINPDTFEAARAAGARECFTDVTALADLRPDAIVDFAGVGSTTSHAIDAVRRLGRVVVVGLGTKTTTFSTAASSAKACNSAAPTALARTNTARSSASSRRAGSPRSWKRSPSPTSTRAWTDSATARSGAAWSPARGTDPICSCV; encoded by the coding sequence ATGAAGGCCTTGCGGTACGTGGCGAAGGGCGCCCCGCTGCAGGGTGCCGAACTGGCGGACCCGGTGGCCGGCCCGGGCTGGGTCGTGGTGGACGTCGAGGCCGCCGGGCTGTGCCACTCCGACGTCCATGTGATCGACGGCATGATCAAGCCCATCGTCCGACCGCCCTTCACGCTCGGCCACGAGGTCGCGGGCACCGTCTCCGCCCTCGGCGAGGGGGTGGAGGGCTATGCGATAGGCGACCGCGTGGCCGTCGCGATCATCGCGCACCCGGAGGTCAAGGCGTCCTACGCGCCGGGCATCGGCCTCGACGGCGGCTATGCCGAACGCCTGGTGGCCCATGCCTCCACACTCGTCCCCCTGCCCGACAACGTCTCCACGGTCCATGCTGCCGTCGCCACGGACTCGGTCGTCACCGCCTACCACGCGGTCCGCACCGAGGCCCAGGCCAAACCGGGCGATGTGATCGCCGTCGTCGGCCTGGGCGGCCTCGGCCTCAATGGAGTCCGTACGGGAGTGATCGCGGGGGCCACGGTCTACGGCGTGGACATCAACCCCGACACCTTCGAGGCAGCCCGCGCGGCGGGCGCCCGTGAGTGCTTCACCGATGTCACCGCCCTGGCGGACCTGCGGCCCGACGCCATCGTCGACTTCGCGGGCGTGGGCTCCACCACGTCCCACGCGATCGATGCCGTACGCCGCCTCGGCCGCGTGGTCGTCGTCGGCCTCGGCACGAAGACCACGACCTTCTCAACGGCAGCCTCGTCCGCAAAAGCGTGCAACTCCGCGGCTCCTACGGCGCTAGCAAGGACGAATACCGCCAGGTCCTCGGCTTCATCGCGGAGGGCCGGATCACCCCGATCGTGGAAGAGATCCCCTTCGCCGACCTCAACGAGGGCCTGGACCGACTCCGCCACGGCAAGGTCCGGGGCCGCCTGGTCACCCGCCCGGGGGACTGACCCGATCTGCAGTTGCGTATGA
- the menE gene encoding o-succinylbenzoate--CoA ligase, whose protein sequence is MRNEGLGSWPARRARKTPHRTALIHGERSTDYRTLHTRTTRLAHALRARGIGRGDRIAHLGPNHPAYLETLFAAGLLGAVFVPLNTRLATPEIAYQLADSGAKALIHGPAHAGLVAALPADTGVRTCLEIGDAYEQALAAASAEPIDEPVTPDDICLIMYTSGTTGRPKGAMLTHANVTWNAVNVLVDHDLFADERALVSAPLFHTAGLNMITLPVLLKGGTCVLVEAFDPETTLELIERHRITFMFGVPTMFEQVARHPHWSNADLSSLRILTCGGSPVPTPLIAAYQQRGLTFLQGYGMTEAAPGALFLDAEHAAGKAGSAGVPHFFSDVRVVRPDLTPVDTGETGEVVVRGPHVMSGYWGLPEETRATFADGWFRSGDAARVDEDGYVYIVDRIKDMIISGGENIYPAEIEDLLLTHPGIAECAVIGVPDDTWGEVPRAVVVPAAGTELDPGEVLASLSGRLAKYKIPKSVVIADELPRTASGKLLKSRVRHRYGTPSPQQEADS, encoded by the coding sequence ATGCGCAACGAGGGACTGGGGTCGTGGCCCGCACGCCGGGCCCGCAAGACCCCGCACCGCACGGCCCTGATCCACGGCGAACGGTCGACCGACTATCGCACCCTGCACACACGCACCACCCGCCTCGCCCACGCCCTGCGCGCCCGAGGCATCGGACGCGGCGACCGCATCGCCCACCTCGGCCCCAACCACCCCGCCTATCTGGAGACCTTGTTCGCCGCCGGCCTCCTCGGCGCCGTCTTCGTCCCCCTCAACACCCGCCTCGCCACCCCCGAGATCGCCTACCAGCTCGCCGACTCCGGCGCCAAAGCCCTCATCCACGGCCCCGCACACGCCGGGCTCGTCGCCGCGCTGCCGGCCGACACCGGGGTACGGACCTGCCTCGAGATCGGGGACGCATACGAACAGGCCCTGGCAGCCGCGTCGGCCGAACCCATCGACGAACCGGTCACCCCCGACGACATCTGCCTCATCATGTACACCTCGGGGACGACCGGCCGCCCCAAAGGCGCGATGCTCACCCACGCCAACGTCACCTGGAACGCCGTCAATGTCCTGGTCGACCACGACCTGTTCGCCGACGAACGCGCCCTGGTATCCGCCCCGTTGTTCCACACCGCCGGCCTGAACATGATCACCTTGCCGGTACTGCTCAAGGGCGGCACCTGCGTCCTGGTGGAGGCCTTCGACCCGGAGACGACCCTTGAGCTGATCGAACGGCACCGCATCACCTTCATGTTCGGAGTGCCGACGATGTTCGAGCAGGTGGCCCGGCATCCCCACTGGTCCAACGCCGACCTGTCCTCGCTCCGCATCCTCACCTGCGGCGGATCACCGGTGCCGACCCCGCTCATCGCCGCCTACCAGCAGCGCGGGCTCACCTTCCTCCAGGGCTACGGCATGACCGAGGCCGCGCCCGGCGCACTCTTCCTGGACGCCGAGCACGCCGCCGGCAAGGCGGGCTCGGCGGGAGTACCGCACTTCTTCAGCGACGTACGGGTCGTACGGCCCGACCTCACCCCGGTCGACACCGGCGAGACCGGCGAGGTGGTGGTGCGCGGACCACATGTGATGTCCGGCTACTGGGGACTGCCCGAGGAGACGCGGGCCACCTTCGCGGACGGCTGGTTCCGCAGCGGGGACGCGGCCCGGGTCGACGAAGACGGCTACGTGTACATCGTCGACCGCATCAAGGACATGATCATCTCTGGTGGCGAGAACATCTACCCCGCCGAGATCGAGGACCTCCTTCTCACCCACCCGGGCATCGCCGAATGCGCGGTGATCGGCGTACCGGACGACACCTGGGGCGAGGTGCCCCGCGCGGTCGTCGTCCCGGCAGCGGGCACCGAACTCGATCCGGGCGAGGTGCTGGCATCGCTGTCCGGACGGCTCGCCAAGTACAAGATCCCCAAGTCCGTGGTCATCGCGGACGAACTTCCGCGCACCGCCTCCGGGAAGCTCCTCAAGTCCCGGGTGCGCCACCGCTACGGCACCCCAAGCCCTCAACAGGAAGCCGACTCATGA